One Pristiophorus japonicus isolate sPriJap1 chromosome X, sPriJap1.hap1, whole genome shotgun sequence genomic region harbors:
- the LOC139240839 gene encoding interleukin-23 subunit alpha-like: protein MKRCYELLTLNLLLSLAGIMGSVPGQQPSWTSCRIYSRNLTSKTFNYTDKPEGCLRNLKLNDSENIPRIEISDNCDPHTLRTVPETCLKKIKEGLSYYHNQFHQLGNVRKSKHNSDIREFARNLSKIILNLLKSIKSSDSSADDGLADDGVADDGVTDTPQINDWRLNCTLFITLQRFQSFSSLVARVFGHPSGNPSEHHNTGDCGV from the exons ATGAAGAGATGCTACGAGTTGCTGACGCTCAACTTGCTCCTCAGTCTGGCTGGGATCATGGGCTCAGTCCCGGGTCAGCAACCCAGCTGGACATCCTGTCGAATCTATTCCAGAAACCTCACTTCAAAGACTTTTAACTACACGGATAAACCG GAGGGTTGCTTAAGAAATCTTAAACTGAATGACAGTGAAAATATCCCACGCATCGAAATCAGTGACAACTGTGATCCCCACACTCTCAGGACTGTTCCAGAG ACATGCCTGAAGAAGATTAAGGAAGGCCTATCATATTACCACAATCAGTTTCACCAGCTAGGAAATGTGAGAAAGTCAAAACACAACAGTGATATTCGGGAATTTGCACGTAATCTTTCAAAAATCATCTTGAATCTCCTTAAGTCAATCAAG AGCTCAGACAGCAGCGCAGATGACGGGCTCGCTGATGACGGGGTCGCAGACGATGGGGTCACAGACACACCCCAGATCAATGATTGGAGGCTGAACTGCACATTGTTTATAACTCTGCAGAGATTTCAATCCTTCTCATCTCTGGTGGCCCGTGTCTTTGGACATCCTTCAGGAAACCCTTCGGAGCACCATAACACAGGGGACTGTGGGGTGTAG